One segment of Panicum virgatum strain AP13 chromosome 1K, P.virgatum_v5, whole genome shotgun sequence DNA contains the following:
- the LOC120706981 gene encoding uncharacterized protein LOC120706981 — MAEAPSKIESMRKWVVEHKLRAVGCLWLTGISSSIAYNWSRPNMKTSVKIIHARLHAQALTLAALVGSACVEYYDNKYGSSGPKVDKYTSQYLAHSHKD, encoded by the exons ATGGCGGAGGCCCCCAGCAAGATCGAATCCATGAGGAAATGGGTTGTCGAGCACAAGCTCCGAGCCGTAG GTTGCCTCTGGCTTACTGGGATCAGCAGTTCGATCGCCTACAACTGGTCGCGGCCCAATATGAAGACTAGCGTCAAGATCATCCACGCAAG GTTGCACGCGCAGGCTCTAACTCTTGCTGCATTGGTTGGTTCTGCATGTGTCGAGTACTATGATAACAAATATGGTTCTTCTGGGCCTAAGGTGGACAAATACACAAGCCAATACTTGGCACATTCGCATAAAGATTAA
- the LOC120706970 gene encoding pentatricopeptide repeat-containing protein At4g14850-like — translation MRTPETIGPLLARYGASRSLLAGAHLHSHLLKSGLLAACRNHLISFYVRCRLPRAARAVFDEIPDPCHVSWSSLVTAYSNNSMPREALGAFRAMRGRGVRCNEFALPVVLKCAQDARLGAQVHALAVATALAGDVFVANALVAMYGGFGMVDEARRMFDESGGAGGGERNTVSWNGMMSAYVKNDRCGEAIGVFREMVWSGARPNEFGFSCVVNACTGARDLEAGRQVHAMVVRTGYDEDVFTANALVDMYSKLGDIDMAAVVFKKMPAADVVSWNAFISGCVIHGHDHRALELLIQMKSSGLVPNVYTLSTILKACAGAGAFNLGRQIHGFMIKVDADSDEFIGVGLVDMYTNDGFLDDARKVFDFMPKRDLILWNALISGCSHGGQHGEALSLFRRMRMEGLDLDVNRTTLAAVLKSTASLEAISHTRQVHALAEKIGLLSDSHVINGLIDSYWKCDCLNDAIRVFEEGCSDDIISSTSMITALSQSDHGEDAIKLFVQMLRKGLEPDPFVLSTLLNACASLSAYEQGKQVHAHLIKRQFTSDVFAGNALVYTYAKCGSIEDADIAFSSLPERGVVSWSAMIGGLAQHGHGKRALELFQKMLDEGVAPNHITLTSVLSACNHAGLVDEAKKYFESMKEMFGIDRTEEHYACMIDLLGRAGKLEDAMELVNNMPFQANAKIWGALLGASRVHRDPELGRLAAEKLLTLEPEKSGTHVLLANTYASAGMWDEVAKVRKLMKVSNVRKEPAMSWVEMKDKVHTFIVGDKSHPRTREIYGKLDELGDLMKKAGYVPNVKVDLHDVDKSEKELLLSHHSERLAAAFALISTPAGAPIRVKKNLRICRDCHVAFKFISKIVSREIIIRDINRFHHFRDGTCSCGDYW, via the coding sequence ATGCGGACCCCGGAGACCATCGGCCCGCTCCTCGCCCGCTACGGCGCGTCGCGGTCGCTGCTCGCCGGGGCGCACCTCCACTCCCACCTCCTCAAGtccggcctcctcgccgcctgcCGCAACCACCTCATCTCCTTCTACGTCCGATGCcgcctcccgcgcgccgcgcgcgcggtgtTCGACGAAATCCCGGACCCGTGCCACGTCTCCTGGTCCTCGCTCGTCACCGCCTACTCCAACAACTCCATGCCCCGGGAGGCGCTCGGGGCGTTCCGGGCCatgcgcggccgcggcgtccgGTGCAACGAGTTCGCGCTCCCCGTCGTGCTCAAGTGTGCGCAGGACGCCCGGCTCGGCGCGCAGGTGCACGCGCTGGCGGTCGCCACGGCGCTCGCCGGGGACGTCTTCGTCGCCAACGCGCTCGTGGCAATGTACGGCGGGTTCGGCATGGTGGACGAGGCCAGGAGGATGTTCGACGAgtccggcggcgctggcggtggCGAGAGGAACACCGTCTCTTGGAATGGCATGATGTCGGCGTATGTCAAGAACGACCGGTGTGGGGAAGCCATTGGGGTGTTCCGTGAGATGGTGTGGAGCGGGGCGCGGCCTAATGAGTTTGGCTTCTCCTGCGTCGTGAATGCGTGCACAGGGGCCAGGGATCTGGAAGCCGGGAGGCAGGTGCATGCCATGGTGGTGAGGACAGGGTATGACGAGGATGTGTTCACAGCAAATGCGCTTGTCGACATGTATTCGAAGCTGGGGGACATTGATATGGCAGCGGTGGTTTTCAAGAAGATGCCTGCAGCGGATGTTGTCTCATGGAATGCCTTTATTTCCGGGTGTGTGATTCATGGGCATGATCATCGTGCACTGGAGTTGCTGATCCAGATGAAGTCTTCAGGGCTGGTGCCTAATGTGTACACATTGTCTACTATCCTGAAGGcttgtgctggtgctggtgcatTCAATTTGGGCCGGCAAATTCATGGGTTTATGATCAAGGTTGATGCAGATTCAGATGAGTTCATCGGTGTTGGTCTTGTTGATATGTACACAAATGATGGGTTTTTGGATGATGCAAGGAAGGTGTTTGATTTCATGCCCAAAAGGGATTTGATTTTGTGGAATGCACTGATCTCAGGTTGCTCTCATGGTGGACAACATGGGGAGGCGCTGTCACTTTTTCGCAGGATGAGAATGGAGGGGCTTGACCTTGATGTCAATAGGACGACACTAGCTGCTGTTCTCAAGTCAACAGCGAGCTTGGAGGCAATCAGTCACACGAGACAAGTCCATGCTCTTGCAGAGAAAATAGGGCTTCTATCTGACTCTCATGTCATCAATGGGCTTATTGATTCATACTGGAAGTGTGACTGCCTCAATGACGCGATTAGAGTTTTTGAAGAAGGATGTTCTGATGACATCATATCCTCTACATCCATGATAACAGCACTCTCACAGTCTGACCATGGTGAGGATGCTATAAAGCTGTTTGTGCAGATGCTAAGAAAAGGCCTTGAGCCTGATCCTTTTGTACTGAGTACCCTCCTGAATGCTTGTGCTAGTCTGTCGGCCTATGAGCAAGGGAAGCAAGTGCATGCTCATCTGATCAAGAGGCAGTTCACGTCAGATGTGTTTGCAGGGAATGCTCTTGTGTACACCTATGCAAAATGTGGGAGCATAGAGGATGCAGACATAGCCTTCTCTAGCCTGCCAGAGAGGGGAGTTGTCTCATGGTCTGCAATGATCGGAGGGCTTGCACAGCATGGGCATGGGAAAAGAGCATTGGAATTGTTCCAGAAAATGCTTGATGAGGGTGTTGCCCCAAACCACATCACCTTGACCAGTGTTCTCTCTGCTTGTAACCATGCAGGGCTCGTTGATGAGGCCAAGAAATACTTTGAGTCAATGAAGGAGATGTTTGGAATTGACAGGACTGAGGAGCATTATGCATGCATGATTGATCTTCTTGGCCGTGCAGGAAAATTAGAGGATGCAATGGAGCTTGTCAACAACATGCCATTCCAAGCTAATGCTAAAATTTGGGGTGCACTCTTAGGAGCCTCGAGAGTACACCGAGATCCAGAGCTAGGAAGGTTAGCAGCTGAAAAGCTCTTAACCCTAGAGCCGGAGAAGTCTGGCACGCATGTCCTCCTTGCAAACACTTATGCTTCAGCAGGCATGTGGGATGAGGTGGCTAAGGTGCGGAAGCTAATGAAAGTCAGTAACGTCAGAAAGGAGCCTGCCATGAGCTGGGTTGAGATGAAGGACAAGGTGCATACTTTCATTGTTGGGGACAAGAGCCATCCAAGGACAAGAGAGATATATGGCAAGCTAGATGAATTGGGAGATCTGATGAAAAAAGCTGGTTATGTTCCGAATGTCAAGGTTGATCTGCATGATGTGGACAAAAGCGAAAAGGAACTGCTTCTTTCTCACCACAGCGAGAGGCTGGCTGCTGCATTTGCGTTGATCAGCACTCCAGCTGGGGCCCCAATCAGAGTCAAGAAAAATCTGCGGATATGCAGAGATTGCCATGTTGCCTTCAAGTTCATTTCAAAGATTGTATCAAGGGAGATTATCATCAGAGACATCAATCGGTTCCATCATTTCAGAGATGGGACATGTTCTTGCGGCGATTATTGGTGA
- the LOC120706988 gene encoding uncharacterized protein LOC120706988, with translation MWYSTRPPVAASFAILLALLFFSPVASAGQPKGVCVSPGGRFPAFSSEGKPPGRAPKGRRDLALCRIFRQNTCCDVTQTFPALISVRNLALTGEGSQECIHLWELLECSICDPRVGVRPGPPAICASFCDMVFKACSESYFSVDMKTQALSPCGLGDILCGKAHKWVSNGTELCRLAGFSVQVSGTSSGLVDDNFCYGGKASLDSISDSWTSSKDHPTLSGVTSWDVQDFQRWARDMPVGERVSWAIGGMVLTAGLIFISKRKSYSHRHKQAAIARNMRLRRLDPRANPQQTRRS, from the exons ATGTGGTATTCAACGCGGCCGCCGGTGGCGGCCAGTTTCGCCATCCTCCTGGCGCTGCTCTTCTTCTCGCCGGTCGCGTCAGCTG GACAACCAAAAGGTGTATGTGTTTCACCTGGTGGGAGGTTCCCTGCCTTTTCATCTGAGGGCAAGCCTCCTGGAAGGGCACCGAAGGGGCGCAGAGATCTAGCACTGTGTAGGATATTCCGTCAGAATACATGTTGTGATGTGACACAGACATTTCCTGCTCTGATCTCTGTGAGGAACCTTGCATTAACCGGTGAAGGCAGTCAAGAATGTATTCATTTGTGGGAATTGCTTGAGTGCTCAATATGCGATCCAAGAGTGGGTGTCAGGCCGGGACCTCCTGCTATATGTGCATCATTCTGCGATATGGTCTTCAAAGCTTGTTCAGAATCATACTTCTCCGTCGATATGAAAACACAG GCCTTATCTCCTTGTGGTTTAGGTGACATCCTTTGTGGCAAAGCACATAAATGGGTTTCTAATGGCACAGAGTTATGTCGTCTTGCTGGTTTCTCTGTGCAAGTTTCGGGGACTAGCTCTGGTTTAGTTGATGACAATTTCTGCTATGGTGGGAAAGCAAGTTTGGATTCTATCTCCGATTCTTGGACATCTTCAAAAGACCATCCAACATTAAGCGGTGTGACTTCTTGGGATGTTCAAGATTTCCAGAGATGGGCAAGAGACATGCCTGTTGGTGAAAGAGTTTCATGGGCAATTGGAGGAATGGTTCTCACTGCGGGCCTTATTTTTATCAG CAAAAGGAAAAGCTACAGCCATCGCCATAAGCAAGCTGCTATTGCTCGCAATATGAGATTGAGAAGGTTGGATCCAAGAGCAAACCCACAGCAAACGAGGCGAAGCTAG